The sequence GAGAAGCTCCCTCTTTCACCTGGAGCAGCTGCTGATCCGAACACCTGATGGTGGGGAAATCCCTCTGGAGCGTGCAGCAAGAATAATCCCCAGTCGGGCTTACACCGAGATCAACCGTGTTGATGGAAAGCGGGTTCTCAGCGTGACAGCCAATGTGGTGGCAGGTAAGTCCAATGAGAATAAAATTCTGGACAGTTTGAAACGGGAATACTTACCCGAGTTGCTTGCAAACTACAGTGGGCTGAATTATTCCTTTCAGGGGCAGCAGCGTGAAAAACGCATGGCCGTGCATGATCTTCTGATGGGGATTGCTTTAATGATGCCAGCGATTTTCTGTCTCCTTGCCATTCTTTTTAGGAGCTACGGGCAGGCCCTGCTGGTAATGATTTCCATTCCATTCGGTCTGGTCAGTGCCCTTTTCGGCCATATTATTATGGGGTACAGCCTCTCTATTATTTCCATATTCGGGATGATTGCTCTCTGCGGGGTAGTAATTAATGGCGGGCTGGTGTTTACGGTGACAGCCAATCGGTACCGAGGTGAGGGGAAAACAGTAGCCGAGGCAGCATTTATGGCTGCAACACGGAGGTTCCGTCCTATCATACTCACCTCGCTCACTACTTTTTTTGGTCTGGCTCCAATGATATTTGAGCAGTCTGTGCAGGCCCGTTTTCTCATTCCCATGGCCATTTCACTGGGGTACGGAATTCTTTTCTCAACAGCGATTATCCTTTTTCTCATGCCTGCATTTTACCTGATTTATGATGACGTCCTTGGGCTGATGAGGAATAGGAAAAGTTGACCTGTAGTGTTGGTAATTGTCTGAAATACCAAATGGGTATTGAATCGTAGGGGCTTCTCTGCACAATCTTTTGATGGTGCTGCCTGGGTTGGAGTATTATTGGGTGTCTTTTTTTCTGCAGAAAGTGATTTCTCCCAAAAACCAGAGAACTATTCCTGTAAGCATCGATGACAACCTGAGTGATGCTACGGTTGCGACTGACTTGGAATAAATCTGGATGACGCCAAGGATATCATTGTATTAATCTATCAATCAATGGCGGATCAGTCTGCGGTAGCCAGGAGTTGTTATATTATATCACGTCAGCAGACGGATCCTGTAAGTCAACCAATACCTTTTCTTTTGAAATCTTCGTTATTCTGTTGGTCTAGCAAAATCTCTTGCCATATTCTTGAGAACACCTCAATGAACAATTAGTGACATTTTTGAATGGCAGCTGTTGTCAAATAGCACGAAAATGTATTGAAATGCCTGTTGAAACCCTCTGCTTCTCGTTCTGTTTGTGTTTTATGTGATTGATTTGATGTCGTATTCTCTGTTGGGTGAAAGTTGGCACAAATCATGCTCTTATCGCAGAAAAGGCAATGAAAGGTATCTTTCAGGCATTAAATAAAACATTTCAATGTGGAGAAAAGTGATGAGAAAAAGTATTCCAATGGCAGCCTTAACCGCAATTGTAAGCGCTTTGAGTGTGCCCCAGGCTATGGCGGCGGATGTTACCGCAGCCGCGGATATCAATTCAGCATATGTATGGCGAGGACTTACCTTTAACGACGGCATCGTTATTCAGCCAAGTATTGATGTGGCGGCTGGCGGCTTTGGCTTTAACGTATGGGGCAACTTGGATGTCGATGACTACAACGACACACTCGATTCTGGTGAGTTTTCTGAAGTAGACCTTACCGTTTCTTACTCGTTTGATATTGGGCCTGTAGGCGCCAGTGTCGGCTATATTGAATATCTGTTTCCAGCGGGTGGTGCAAGTACCAGCGAAATATTTGCTAGCACCAGCATGGATATCGTCTATGGAATCTCTGCTGGCCTGGAACTCTATTATGACATCGACCAGGTGGATGATTTTTACGCTACAGCAAGCATTGGTTACGCGTTGGATATCAATGAGAAACTGGGGCTTGAGTTAGGTGGTCTGATAAGTTATGCAGGTAAGGATTTTACAGCAGCCTACGCAGGAGGTACTGACAGTGGATTTTTTAATTATATCCTCTCTGCCTCCCTTAGCTATGCAATAAGCGACACCCTGAGCACTGGCATAAATGTCAACTACACAGATTCGATGGAGTCGGATGCGCTTCCTGATAGCGCGATGGATAGCGACATCTACGGCGGAATCAGTATGGCTTATACCTTCTAATCGTCACTTTTTGAGCACCATTCCTCACAAAGTTGCCATGCTTGAAATATGGCATGGCAACTCTTAAAATCCGTAACTCACTCTTCAATGTTATTGCAGTATCAAGAAATTCTCCCCTGCTGACACATCGTTTAAATCATTCAGGAAGTCCTGCTTGCGTGTCCCTGGCCAAAATCGGGTGTAAGACGCAATACTCTCCACTGCAAACCAAAAAATTATATTAGGTCTGAGTACCTTTTGAATATATACTTGAAGGTAGCAAGCTCAAAACAAAGTCGCCCACACCAAGAATTTAAAATCCCTTCATAAGGAAAAAGACGATATGTTTGTAAAAAAGAGCCAAAAGGAACTGGAAGATCACGCCAACATACAGCCGACTTACGGCTCAAGAACAATGAGGGAAGAGATTCCAAAATATGAGCTCCCAGATGAGGGGATGCCGCCGACCGCTGCCTATAACATTATCCATGATGAACTGGCATTAGACGGAAACTCACGACTGAACCTTGCCACTTTTGTCACAACCTGGATGGAACCTGAAGCGCGTCAGTTGATGACGGAAACCTTCGACAAGAACATGATTGATAAGGATGAGTACCCGCAGACTGCAGAAATTGAATTGCGCTGCGTCAACATCCTGTCACGCCTGTGGAGCTCACCCGAGGGAGAAGAGGCTGTGGGGTGTTCAACAATTGGATCCAGCGAAGCTGCAATGCTTGCCGGAATGGCACTGAAGAGAAAATGGAAGCACCGCATGCAGGCAGCAGGCAAACCGACTGACAAACCAAATTTCATCATGGGAAGAAATGTTCAGGTATGCTGGGAAAAATTCTGCAACTACTGGGAAGTGGAACCTCGTTTTGTCATGGCCGAAGGTAATAGCTTCAATCTCCGTCCCGAGGATGCCATAGAACTCTGCGATGAAAACACCATCGGTGTACTGGCGATTATGGGGTCCACTTTTGATGGAAGCTATGAACCTGTGGCAGAGTTAAATGCTGCTCTGGATGCGTTCTACGAAAAGAGCGGTCTCGATATTCCTATTCATGTTGATGCTGCCAGCGGAGGTTTCGTAGCTCCCTTTCTTCAGCCTGAACTGATGTGGGATTTTCGGGTGCCGCGAGTGAAATCAATAAATGTGTCTGGCCACAAATACGGACTTGTCTATCCCGGCGTGGGATGGGCAATCTGGCGGGACAAAAAGGAACTGCCGGAGGAATTAATTTTCCACTGTGACTACCTGGGGGGGGACCTTCCCAACTTTGCCCTCAACTTTTCCCGGCCCGGAAATCAGGTGATAGCACAGTACTACAATTTTTTACGCCTTGGCCTTGATGGATACACAGCTATCCAGGAAACCTGTCGTGAGATCGCTCTTTTTCTGTCATCGAATATTGCGAAAATTGGACCTTTTGAACTCATAAGTAAAGGTGATACCATCCCTGTATTTGCCTGGAAACTCAAAGATCATTTTGCTGATACTGCAAACTTCAGCCTTTTTGATCTTGCCGAAAGGCTCCGCTACAATGGCTGGCTGGTACCCGCCTACAGAATGCCGGAAAACAGGAAAGACCTTATCGTTCAACGCATTGTTGTAAAAGAAGGGTTCAGTCGTGATATGGCCGGTGCCCTCCTTGCTGATATACAAAAACATGTGCAATGGTTTGCCGATCATCCCGGTTTTAACAGGACAATGGAAGGCAAACAGTTCTCACATTAAATACATTCCAGGGAAACTTCATGATTATAAATACCTATATAAAAGAGAATGCCCCAGGCACGGGTAATGGTATTCGCCTGGCCGTATATCAGGGAAAAGGCCCGGCAGGGACTCCAGAAGCAATCCGACATAATACGGACCAGCTTGAACAAGTGGTTCGCACAGCCAGACAGTTCAATGCTCAATTGATCAGCTTTCCGGAGCTCTATCTTAGCGGTTACGCTATCACACCAGAGACAGCTCAGGAATTGGCAATGGAAACAGCTGGTCCAGAGCTTGCTAAGGTGGCTGAAATTGCAAAAGCAAATGATATAACTATTATCTGCCCCTACCCTGAAAAAGCAACAGTTGGCGGAAAAACCAGATACTATGATTCCATCGCAGTGTTTGATATAAATGGATTTCTTCTTAAAAATTATAGAAAGACCCATCTCTGGGGACCGGATGAAAAGAAAATCTGGAACATTGGCTACGAGTTGGAGGAAGAAGGAGAGGCCTATTCGGTTTTCTTAGTGAATGATTTTCCTGTTGCAGTTCTTAACTGTTATGAAGCTGAATTTCCCGAGCTTGCAAGGATACTGGCTCTAAAAGGGGCAAAGTTGATTGTCATTCCAACGGCCGCTGATGAATCTACGGTTCTATCCAGTGGAAAATGGACAACAACACCCTATCCAGACGTTTCAAAAACCCTGATTCCTGCACATGCGTATGAAAACAATATTTTCATTTCGTACAGTAACAGATGTCAGGAAGAAACTTTAAAAGGGAAAATCGTAGGAAAATATCTTGGCAACAGTATGATTGCCAATTGTCACGGTGAGCTGATGGTTGCAGCTAAAAACGAAGTGACCCTTCTTCTTGCAGATTGCATACCTGCAAACTATGGCCCGACTCATCCCGAGAACACCGATTATTTGAAAGACAGACGGGCCTCTCTCTACAGGGAACTGGTGAAAACAACGGAATAAGCTATGCCAGATGGCTCCATCTTTCCCCCTGACTTGAAAAGAAAGTATCGTCCACAACCTTTATCACTCAACACACTCAACTCAGTTATTTGTCGTGGGGTGTTGGAATTGTATCAAATTCGTAGTGAAGAAGATCGGTCTCCAGCCAACCTTCAGTTAATAAAGATTTGTAGCCGAGCAGAAATTTGATCGTCTCTGCGGCCTGTATGGATGCAACAAGGGAAACAGTCATGGGGAGTACCTGGGGAGGTATGCCTGAGTCTGTTTTTTTTGGATAGAGTCTGCTGATAAGTTTGTTCGATATCTGATCGATGCCAGCGTGACCGTACCACTCCTTTACTGCTCCGTGAACTAGGGGGATGCCTTGTCTTTGGCAGAGTGTGGAGAGTTCTTTTCGTGCCTTCGTTGAGTCCAGGGCATCGATTGCGATATCTGCGGTTTTTATTGCAATAGGGGTGAATTCGCAGTTGTGAAGCGTGGTTTTTAGTACGGGATTGATTTTCTGTAACTCTCGGCCCACGATATCAACTTTGCTGCAGCCAAGGGTTTCAGTGCTACAGAAAATCTGACGGTTGAGATTTGATTCGGAAAAAACGTCAGGATCCGTGAGGATGAGGTGACCGATGCCAAGCCTCGCAAGCAGTTCAGCCGTTCTGCCTCCCAGGCCGCCGCAGCCGATAATAGCCACCCTGGATTGAAACAACCTGAGCTGCTCCCGGCAACTCAGGTTGTTTCGTTGAAAACGTGAAGGGGTGATGGAATGATCAAGCGCGAGCGTTTCGATATTGCGCAGCGAACAGTTATGCTTTTGAGCGATCTTCCAGGCGTCAGCAAGAGAGAGATGTGCATCTCGAGCATGCCGTTCTATGCTCCGAAGGATCTCGTTGCTGTCAGACTCAGCCACCACCGATTACCGGAAATATTGCATAAATATCTCCTTCATGGAGAACGGTTTCGAATGTGCAGTGACGGGAGTTGACCATCAGCACGCCAACCTCTTCCCGGTCAATAGAAAGGTCATCGACAATTTTACCGGCGGTGGTGCCTTCGGGAAGCTCTTTGTCTTCTTTAATGAAACGGCCTTCTCGAAAAAAGGCAAAGAGCTTTACCTGTACCCGCATGGGAATATCCTAGAAATTCCAGAAGGTGTCGATTTCCTCACCGGTGAAATCCCATACTGCATTGTGCGGCGTAACGGGCTCAATCTCAAAAAATTCCGGTAATCTGTCATCAAGATTGGTAAATCCGGCGGCCGTGTTAAATGCATGCTCGGTCTTCAGGATAGTCATGCCAAGATTGGTAACATCGTTTGCGGTGAGGTTGATTCCAAAACGGGCATTGATCATATCAATGAGTGACGGCAGGCAGGTACTATCATCGAGTGCTGCAAATGCAATAAAGAGACACATGCCTGTGGAGTCAATGGCAGCTGTCGCAATCTGCAGATTGCGGGAGAGTTCCACCTGGCCTTCTTTGGAAAGAGGGTCGGCTTTTCCTCCAACGCCAAGAATTTCTGTGGCAATGGTATAGCCCATGGTGTGATCCGCGCCCTGAGTGGAGGTGGCATAGGTGACGCCGATGCCTTTAATGGCGCGGGGGTCGTATGCAGGGATTGCTTGATTTTTCACCACAGGGACCCGTGTTATGCCGTATGTCCGGCCAACGTTGCCCGCACCGTTGCCGATGACACGGCCAAGAGGGCTACCCTTGGCAATCTCTTCTGTCATGATGCGGATCATTTCGTTGCTGTCACCAAACGCAAGGACACCGGCTTCCATGGCTACACCAAAGGCCACGGCAGTTTCGATGGTGTCAAGTCCGATATCATCAAGAATATGATCCATCTCGGCGATTTGATCCAGGTTGTCAATGGTGCAGTCGGCACCCATAGCCCATATGGATTCGTACTCAATACCGGATGTTTTGTAGTTCCCTTTGATGTCGTTATAAATTTGAGAACACTGGATCACGCAGCCTGCGTGACAGCCATGCTTTGGCTTGCCACCGCGTTCAACTATGAGGTCATGCATGGTTTCACCTGAAATCTGCTCATGTCCCTCAAACTGTCCCTGGCTGAAGTTTTTGGTAGGAAGTCCACCAGCTTCATTGATGATGTTAACCAGAACATTGGTGCCGTAGGTCCCAAGAGCTTGACTTACAGGATGGTCAACCAGTGCTTTGGTGAATGTTTTGTTAGCTGCTTTGAATGCTTCAGGGTCTGCGATTTCAACCTTGGCATCTCCTGAGTCAAGTGCGATAAATTTAATCTTTTTGGAACCCATGACAGCTCCAAGGCCACCGCGTCCCAGAGAACGGATATGGCTGTCGGGATCTTTTATAGAGATATTGGCTGCAGCCATCTGCATCTCACCGCCCTGACCAATGGAGATTACACCAATTTTATCAGAGAATCTTTTTTCAACATCCTCCACTACAGCAAAGTTGCCCTTGCCGACCAACTTTTCTTCCTTGCTAATTGTGATTTCACCAGGCTTGAGGCTGATTGAATACCAGCTGTCATCTTGAGGCTGACCTTCAATGATAAGTGCTTTGCAGCCAATTCTTGCAAGTTTCTGTGCGGATGTGCCGCCTGCGTTGGCTTCTTTGATTGTTCCGGTCAATGGACTTTTGGCTCCGGCAGAAATACGGCCGGAGTTAGAAGCTGTAGTACCAGACAGTAATCCTGGGGCAAAAACCAGTTTGTTGTTTGGTCCCAGGGGATGACAGGTGGGAGGAACCTCAGCGGCCACGATGGTAGATGTGAGTCCGCGACCTCCATGACCGGCCCATTCAGCAGGGACGTCTTCAATGGAAGTGGAAAGATCCGTCATATTTACGCGAAAAATTTTGTCAGCCATGGTGTCTCCTCAGGGTAAATGATAATGAAAATTATAATCTCAATAGATTATAGATTCTTCCATTAAAAGAGCAAGAAGTATTCGACTGAAACTGCTATTTGACAATTTGTTGGCGATCAGTAGACTAAAAGTATGAGTTAGCGTACCACACTGTTCAGGGGAGGAGTCTTTTAGGAATGCTGAACTGCACCCTCTCCTACTATCTTTTAGAGTTCCGCTTTTTCAGGACTTTCAATGAATAAACAAAGACATTTAACGAAAACGGTTCGAATGCACCTGTGGCTTCTGTCGTCTCTGTTAGTTATCGTTCTTGGCTATTTATGGGTGGACACTGAAATTAAACAGGCAGATCGTAATGGACTGAAGATTCGAGAGATGTTTTTAGGGCAACAAAAAGAGATTCTTCAAAACGACGTTGAGCATGCAGCTGCCCATATTGCTTACATGAGAGGTCAGCTCGAAAAGCGTGTGCAGATTGAGGTGAAGGCACGAACTGAAGAGGCATACGAAACCGCTCTGTATCTTTACGAACAACATAAAGCCACAAAGAGTCTTTTAGAAATTGGACAAATTATTCATGATGCCCTGTATGCAGCAAGCTGGGATGATGGGAGAGGCTATTATTTTGCGGAGGACATGCAGGGAAATGAACTTGTAAACCGCAATAATCCCGAGTTAGAGGGAACAAATATTATTGATGTTCAGGATAAGGTCGGGACCTACATTATGCGGGAGATTCTTGCCGTGGCGCGTTCGGAACAGCAAGAGGGCTTTTGTACTTATTTCTGGAATAAGCCAGAAGATCCGGGAGTTCTGATCCGTAAGATCTCTTATGTTAAATATTTCGAGCCCCTGGATTGGGTGATCGGCAATGGCGTATATATTGATGATGAAGAAGAGGAGATCAAAAAAGAGGTTCTTGACTGGTTGGAGGAGAGCAAGGATCTCTTCGTCAGCTATCTCTTTGTTGGAACCGTGGAAGGTGATATTCTTTCCGGGCCCGGAAAGGGTGAAAATATGTGGGATGTGACTGATTCCAACGGCTTTAAAGTAGTACAGGCGCTCGTTCAGAAAGCGCTTGATGGTGGAGGCTTTGTTAAATATGTGATGCCTAAGCTGGAAGGAGAAAGGCCTGCTCCGAAATTGAGTTATGCTACTTTGATTCCGGACTGGCAGTGGTATATGGGAACTGGAGTTTATATTGATTATATTGAAAATGAAATACTGGAGGAACAGAAAGCTTCCAGCGAAGTTGTCAAAAAAATTATAATCCAGGTTGTTCTGGTTCTTTGTTGTTTTTTGTTCCTCTCCCTGTTGTTGTCCTGGGCTCTTACTGCCAAAATGAAAAAAAACTTGGATCTGTTTCTGGAATTTTTTAATAAATCAGCTTCGGAAGAATTGATCATTCCAGCCGATAAGGTGAATTTTCTTGAGTTTCAATCTCTTGCGTTGACAGCTAATCAAATGGCAAGGGATAGGCAAAGGGCCTGGGACAACCTGAGTGCAGAACAGGAACGGCTTGCAGTTACCCTGGAGAGTATAGGTGATGGTGTGATGACCACCGATACAGATGGACGAGTTGTTCTGTTAAACAGAGTTGCCGAGGCCCTCACTGGATGGACCAAGGAAGCCGCAGCAGGAAAACCCTCCACTGAGGTGTTTCATATTGTCAATGAAAAAACAGGGAAGAAATGCCAAAGCCCTATACAGCTGGTGTTGGAATCCGGTAAAATCGTAGGGTTTGCCAATCCAACAGCCCTCATTGCAAAAAACGGCACCATTCGATCCATTGCTGACAGCGCTGCTCCAATTCGCGATAGAGATGGTAATGTTATAGGAGTTGTCCTGGTGTTTCAGGATGTTACCAATGAAAGGAAAATGGAAAATGAGTTGCTTAAAATTAGAAAACTTGAATCCGTTGGCGTACTTGCCGGTGGTATTGCCCATGATTTCAATAATATCTTATCCGCGATTCTTGGTAATGTAGAATTGGCAGCCTACCGAATTGCTGAAGAGGATGTCGGGACGGCTACTCTGCTTTCCGATGCTAAGAAAGCGACAAGAAGGGCGACTAAGCTTACCAGTCAGTTACTTACCTTTTCCAAAGGTGGAGATCCTGTCAAAGAGGAAACCTCTCTAGCGTCACTTATTACAGAATCTGCAGGCTTTGTGCTTCATGGCAGTAAGGTAGTGTGTGACTATAGTTTTCCTGAGGATCTTTGGAATGTCGATGTTGATAGCGGACAGATTGGTCAGGTTGTTCAGAATATCATCATAAATGCTAAACAGGCCATGCCCGAAGGCGGTACAATTTTTATTGAATGTTCCAATGTGTATGATGTCGTTGAAGAAAAACTCTTAAATGTGACTATGGGTGACTATGTCTGTGTACGTATCCAGGATTCAGGAACAGGGATCTCAAAAGAAATTATTGATAAGGTGTTTGATCCTTATTTCACAACGAAGCAGGGAGGTAGCGGGCTCGGCCTTGCAATCTGTCATTCCATTGTCAATAAACACAGTGGGTACCTCACCGTCAATTCCATTGCAGATAAAGGGAGCATCTTTACTCTATACCTTCCTGCCATGCACTTCACAAAAGAAAATAGAGCAGAAAAGGCTGAGGAAAAGCTCAAGCCAGCTGAGGCCGTTAGAGTGATGGTAATGGATGATGAAAAAATGCTGCTGGATGTTGCGAAAGCACAGTTGAGTGTTCTTGGTCATGAGCCTGTCCTGGTAAGTGATGGTGCCGAGGCAATCTCTGTGTATAAGGAGATGAAGGCGCTTGGTACTCCCGTTGATATTGTTATTATGGATTTGACTATTCCCGGGGGAATGGGTGGGCAGGAAGCCGCAGAAAGGCTTCTGCAGATCGATCCTGGCGCGAAAATTATCGTTTCCAGTGGTTATTCAAATGATCCGATAATGGCTGAATACAAAAAATATGGATTCTGCTGCGCCATCGCCAAACCTTTTGACTTAAAGGAACTGGGGGATGCTATAGCTGCTTCTTGCTGATATTACTGAAGTATTGTGCTCCTAGAGAAACGGGTTTCATCTATCTTTTTCTGAAGAAGTCCCGTGATCCTGCTTTCCGGAGGTTCCTTTTAACAGTTTCTCGCCAAGCTTCTTAAAGTTTATAATTGGTTTGTCTCCGGGGTTTAGGGAGCCTGTAACCCAGAGGAATGTATAGAGAATGCAGGTGACAACGGCAGCTCCTGATATGAAGTTGACCAGAGTTCGCTCCGTCAGGGTGGCGATGTTTCCCTGAACACGAGCTGTCATCGTAAGGAAGGCGATCAGGATTATTAGTGCAATACATGGAAATCTTTTAATAATTTTCCAGAATCTAGTCATATCATTCTCCTTCAATATATCCATTACTGGCTATGGTCATTCCATGGCCCGAGCATGTACTTCTCATAGAATATCTTCAGTGTTCAGTTTTTTCTATACTTGCCCAAATCTCATTGTTCATACATGATATTTCCAGAGTCCCGCAGGTTGTAGCCACCAAGTGCCAGTACCAGCTTTTGAAATTCACTGTTGTTGCGAATTACATCAAGAAGAGTTTTTATCTTTAAGTCATTCAAAAATTCTTTGGGAATGATAAGGTCATAGCGTTCTTCGGCTACCGGTACAAAATCAAGATTGAGAGCATTTGCTGCAGCCAGAATTCCCATACCGCAATTCACGCTGCCGTTGGCAATGGATGCTGCCACACTCATATGGGTGTATTCTTCATGCTCATATCCGTTAATTGTGGTTGGATCGATATTCATGTCTCTGAGTGTTTTGTCGGTGAGCAGCCGGGTACCTGCACCATTCTGGCGGTTGATGAAACTGTATTTATTCTTTGCCACATCCTCAAATCCTTTGATTTTAAGGGGGTTTCCTTTGGCAACAATCAAACCCTGCTGACGGTAGCAGAGGTTGATAAGCTGCAGGGGGACATCTGGAAGAAAGCGTTTGATAAAGGAGATATTGTACTCACCTGTTTCCTCATCCAAAAGATGACTTCCGGCCAAATGTGCCTCCCCGCGCCTGATGGCCATGATACCTCCCATGGATCCAACATGAGCTGAGGATATGCGGATGGTTTTTCGTCCCTTGTGAAGGAGATTTGCAAGGACATCAATGATGTTATCATGGCTACCAATGGCAACCAGTGTTGACTGCACATCGGTGAGAGGACGCAACAGTTCGATCTCTACTTCCTCACCTGCTCCAACTCCCTCGGATCCCGCTTTAAGGGTGAGGATTCCATCGGCCCGAACCAGAGACATCACCGCACCTGCGCCTTTTCCGGCAGGTGTTGCCATGAGTTCATCACCCACCTGACCCAGGGTAATACGTACAAATTCGTCCACTCCCATGGCTGAGTGCATGGGGCGTGACATGCGGGCTGTGGCCCATTGTGTCGGCGGCATCTTCATGTCCATAAAGTCATAGATCATTTCATGAACAAAGATGCGCATGGTGAGTATGGCAGAGACCGGGTAGCCGGGCAGGCCAATTACCGGGGTGTTGTCCACAATGGCAAGAATTACCGGTTTCCCAGGCTTGGTTGCAACACCATGAACAACCACTTCGCCAAGTTCTGCGAGTACGGTTGATGTGTAGTCACGGGTTCCGGCGGAGGCTCCCGCATTCATAACCACAATATCATTCTCTTTTACTGCTTTGCTTATAGCGTCACGAAGTTGTTCTTTGTCATCGGAAATGGGCTTGGCGCCCGTTGCCACCGCTCCCCATTCGTTGAGAGTACCTGCAAGAATACGGGAATTAAATTCAATAATCTGGCCGGGGGCCGGAGGAGTGCCCGGTTGGATAAGTTCGGATCCCGTGGGGATAACCAGCACCTTGGGGGGAACCTTCACAAATACTCTGGTGACTCCGGTGGCAAGCATGGCCCCCTGGTCAATGGGTCGGATTGTGTGTCCCTCCGGCAGGATCAGTTCCGTTGCCACAATGTCTTCACCAATGGTGCGGACGTGCTGCCAGGGGGTTGCAGGGATAGCCAGCTCCACCTCATTTTCATTAATGTAGTGGACATCCTCTATCATTACTACGGCATCAAATTCCTGTGGCAGGCTGTTTCCGGTATTGACGGCTTTGAACTGTGTGGGGCCCAGTCGTACAGGCGCAGCATCACTGGCAGAGGCCAGATCAGCAAAATGAACAGCAATACCGTCCATGGCAGCTGCGTTATAGGCAGGAGAAGAATGGCCTGCAAAGACAGGGGCTCCGGTTATCCGTCCAAGTGCTTTTTCTACTTCAATCTCTTTGACTTTTGCGCCATGATAAAAGTTGATTTCTTGGAGTGCATTATGCCATTTCTCTTTCGCTTCACCGAGTGGCATGTTCTTTACGTAAATGTCTTTCTGATTCATTGGAGGAGGGTTACCTTAACTTGAGAACCTTTATTTATTCCCTGGGTTGGCTCATCAATGAGGAAGTACCCATGGGCGCGGGAGAGAGTGGATATCGATCCTGATTTTCCAAGAACGGGAATGGCAAGTGGTGGCATGTCTTCCTGCTCCTGGAGCTGAACACGGACAAAATCAAGCCTGCCCGCAGCCGAGTTAATATTTCTATCAATAATTGCCGTGATAGATTGGGTAAACTGTTTGTTTGGGGTTGGAGCGCCTGCAAAAAAGCGTATGGCAGGATCTACAAACAGCTCAAAGCAGACCATGGCCGAGACAGGGTGTCCTGGCAGACCAAAAATTGCTGTTCCATGGCTCAGTCCAATAATAACTGGTTTGCCGGGTTTTAGCGCCACACCATGAACAAGGATGCCGGGGTTGCCAAGCTTTTCAATCACCCGTTCTCCTAAATCCCGCATCCCTACGGAACTACCGCCGGAAAAGAGCACCACGTTGTTTTCTCCGGTGGCACGTTCAAGTGTGGCAAAGAAAATATCCTCACTGTCGGAGACTATGCCGTAATCGGTGACCTCTGCTCCAAGACGTCTACATGATGCAGCCAGGGTTATTCCATTGATGTTACGAATTTTTCCAGGTGGAGGTGATTCCGACCATGGGACAATCTCATCTCCGGTGGAGAGGATACCGACCCTTGGGCGGGTATATACTGCAACGTC comes from Desulfocapsa sulfexigens DSM 10523 and encodes:
- a CDS encoding glutamate decarboxylase, with protein sequence MFVKKSQKELEDHANIQPTYGSRTMREEIPKYELPDEGMPPTAAYNIIHDELALDGNSRLNLATFVTTWMEPEARQLMTETFDKNMIDKDEYPQTAEIELRCVNILSRLWSSPEGEEAVGCSTIGSSEAAMLAGMALKRKWKHRMQAAGKPTDKPNFIMGRNVQVCWEKFCNYWEVEPRFVMAEGNSFNLRPEDAIELCDENTIGVLAIMGSTFDGSYEPVAELNAALDAFYEKSGLDIPIHVDAASGGFVAPFLQPELMWDFRVPRVKSINVSGHKYGLVYPGVGWAIWRDKKELPEELIFHCDYLGGDLPNFALNFSRPGNQVIAQYYNFLRLGLDGYTAIQETCREIALFLSSNIAKIGPFELISKGDTIPVFAWKLKDHFADTANFSLFDLAERLRYNGWLVPAYRMPENRKDLIVQRIVVKEGFSRDMAGALLADIQKHVQWFADHPGFNRTMEGKQFSH
- a CDS encoding carbon-nitrogen hydrolase family protein, which translates into the protein MIINTYIKENAPGTGNGIRLAVYQGKGPAGTPEAIRHNTDQLEQVVRTARQFNAQLISFPELYLSGYAITPETAQELAMETAGPELAKVAEIAKANDITIICPYPEKATVGGKTRYYDSIAVFDINGFLLKNYRKTHLWGPDEKKIWNIGYELEEEGEAYSVFLVNDFPVAVLNCYEAEFPELARILALKGAKLIVIPTAADESTVLSSGKWTTTPYPDVSKTLIPAHAYENNIFISYSNRCQEETLKGKIVGKYLGNSMIANCHGELMVAAKNEVTLLLADCIPANYGPTHPENTDYLKDRRASLYRELVKTTE
- a CDS encoding HesA/MoeB/ThiF family protein, which encodes MAESDSNEILRSIERHARDAHLSLADAWKIAQKHNCSLRNIETLALDHSITPSRFQRNNLSCREQLRLFQSRVAIIGCGGLGGRTAELLARLGIGHLILTDPDVFSESNLNRQIFCSTETLGCSKVDIVGRELQKINPVLKTTLHNCEFTPIAIKTADIAIDALDSTKARKELSTLCQRQGIPLVHGAVKEWYGHAGIDQISNKLISRLYPKKTDSGIPPQVLPMTVSLVASIQAAETIKFLLGYKSLLTEGWLETDLLHYEFDTIPTPHDK
- a CDS encoding MoaD/ThiS family protein, yielding MRVQVKLFAFFREGRFIKEDKELPEGTTAGKIVDDLSIDREEVGVLMVNSRHCTFETVLHEGDIYAIFPVIGGG
- a CDS encoding aldehyde ferredoxin oxidoreductase family protein, encoding MADKIFRVNMTDLSTSIEDVPAEWAGHGGRGLTSTIVAAEVPPTCHPLGPNNKLVFAPGLLSGTTASNSGRISAGAKSPLTGTIKEANAGGTSAQKLARIGCKALIIEGQPQDDSWYSISLKPGEITISKEEKLVGKGNFAVVEDVEKRFSDKIGVISIGQGGEMQMAAANISIKDPDSHIRSLGRGGLGAVMGSKKIKFIALDSGDAKVEIADPEAFKAANKTFTKALVDHPVSQALGTYGTNVLVNIINEAGGLPTKNFSQGQFEGHEQISGETMHDLIVERGGKPKHGCHAGCVIQCSQIYNDIKGNYKTSGIEYESIWAMGADCTIDNLDQIAEMDHILDDIGLDTIETAVAFGVAMEAGVLAFGDSNEMIRIMTEEIAKGSPLGRVIGNGAGNVGRTYGITRVPVVKNQAIPAYDPRAIKGIGVTYATSTQGADHTMGYTIATEILGVGGKADPLSKEGQVELSRNLQIATAAIDSTGMCLFIAFAALDDSTCLPSLIDMINARFGINLTANDVTNLGMTILKTEHAFNTAAGFTNLDDRLPEFFEIEPVTPHNAVWDFTGEEIDTFWNF